The region CCGTCTGTCATCCGTGATGTGTCGTCTTCGAGACGAACGTCTCAGCGGTTGCTGGACGGAATACGAGCGCTATTGTGGATCTGCTACGCCGATTCGATTCGAATTTCGCCGTCGGCACGGACGGTGATCAAACAGTCGTTGTACTCGAAAATGAGCGCTCCCTCGGATCGCACCCCGTTCGCTCGGGGTTCGAACAGTCGCTCGAGCGCATCGGTATTGACGGTGTAGTGAAGTGGCTCGAGTTCGGTCACCTCCTCGTTGCAAAACGTCGCAACGGCGGTGACGATCGTCACGCTCAGCGGTTCGGAGTCGAGTTGATCGTACTGCACAGTGTCGTACTCCGCCGAGTGTGCAGTCTGTGGTGATGTCATCTCTGTCATGTAGTTTTGCGCACCCCCAGTGCGGTCAATGGGAACTCAACTGTCGTTCACCGTTCTCACTAAAGAGCCTACTCGTTAATTGAGTAGCCGCCAGTCCAAACCGGGGTTAACTGATTAACCCTCGGATACCGTTTCGTCGAATATCGTCGCGAACAGCTTCTGCTCTACGGCTCTGACGTGCTTGTGGAACGCAGGCGGCGAGATTCCGAGTGAATCGGCCAGTTCGTCACCGTTCGTGTGACGTGGCCACTCGAAGTATCCGCCGTGGTACGCCGTTTGAACGACCTCCTGTTGTCTGTCGGTGAGTTCCGCGAGTAACGCGTTGCGCGCAGCGACGTCGATCGTCGGCTGGGTCGTCGACTGTTCTCGGCGTGCCACCATCGACGCCGAGAACCCACGTCGATTCAGACCGGAGAGGAGCTCTCTCACCTCGATGGATTCGGGAACCTCGATAGTGGCTCGCGTCTCGTCGTCCGTTGCGACGAACGTCCGCAACGTTCCACCGTCGGTGTCGACGACCGAACCGAGAAACGGCTCCGAACACTGAAGCTGGAGCAAGGTTTCGTCCTCGGATTCGGCGATAATCGAAGCGTCGTGGACTCCCTCGAGTGAGCGAAGGTCACTCGAGTGCTCGGTCACCGCATCGGAGTTGGCGACGGCGAAAACTGTCGGCTCTCCGTCGTCTCGAATCGTCGCTCCCTCGAACGTCAGTCGGGTTTCGAGCGCGCCAGCGAGGCGACGAAACAGCGAGTCGCCCGTGAGTTCGATCTCGAGTTCGACGGTGTCGACGCCGCTGTCGGCGAGCGCGGTTTTTCGTTTGGTGGCGGTGATCGCGTAGGCGATCGTTTCGCCGAGTTCGGCGAGCGTGTCACGCAGCGGTTCGTCGAACGCGTCGCGGTCGTCACCGTAAATGGCGACGACGCCGTAGAGGAAGTCGTCGTAGACGATCGGAACGGCGTAGACCGACTGATAATTTCGCGAGAGCGCTTCGACGCGCCAGGTACCATCACGCACGGAGTCTGCGACGTTTTCGGCGTAGGTCGGCGTTCGCGTTCGCGCTGTCCGTCCCGCTGGTTCGGCCGCGGAGTCGTCGACGGTCGTCACCGAAATCGTGTCGAGGTAGGTATGCTCTCGACCAGCACTAGCTCGTGGTTCGAGTTCGTGGCCACCCGGGTCCGGCTCACCGAACCAGACGAACGAACACTCCTCGAGGGCTGCGAGACGCTCGCAGATGCCGCGTTCGATTTCCGCTCGGTCGTCGGCCATCAACAGCAACTGCTCGATATCCTGCCTGACCGCATTCGCCTCGTTCAACTGCTCGAGGTGGATATTTTGTCGTTTGAGTGTGCGTTCGCGGCCGTGAAGTCGACGCGTTCTGGAGATTCGGTCGAGCGCGGCTTCGGCGGTCGTCGCGAAGAGTTGGGCTAGTTCGTACGTCTCGTCATCGTAGTGGTTCGTCTCGGTCTCGAAGGCGACGAGGACGCCGTGTTCACCGATCGGCACGTACAGCCCGCTTCGAGCGCGGTCGGGGTGTGTCCCGCCGGTATCCGTACGGTCGTCGACGAGTGTCGGTGCCCCGTCGACGAACGTCTGCCACACGAGTCCGTCGTCGGGAGTGTGCTCATCGGGTTGACCGAAGTTCGTTTCGAAGGCGTGTGAGTACGCCGCCGGGACGAGTTCGTTGTGGTGGTCGTCGAAGCGATAGACGACGCTCTCGATATCGAGGACGTCGCTCGCGACGTCGACCATGTACTCACACGCGGCTTGTTTCGACTCGACCGTCAACAAGTGATTCGTCGCCTCGTGGAGGGCGTTGAGCGCCTCCTGGTACTGCGCACGCTCGGTGACGTCGACCGCGATGCCGATGACGCGTTCGACGACTCCCTCGTCGGTCACTGGCCGCCACCACGATTCGAAGACCCGGTCGTCGAGACGGATCTGTGAGTGTGACTGTTCACCTCCTATTGCGGCCATCGTATCCGAGAGAATGGTCGAGTGATCGCTGAAAACATCGAAGATCGACTCTCCGACGACGTCGTCGGAGAGTCGCTCGACTTTCTCGAGGCCGCGACCCTCTGCGAGCAAAATCGTCCCGTCCGTTTCGTGGACGAACAGGATCACCGGGAGGTTCTGTGCGAGCATCTCGAGTCGTTCCGTTCGCTCTCTGAGCGCTCGTTTTCGTTCGATGCGCTCGGTCACGTCGGTAAAGTAGACTGCAATGCCGGACGAAGAGGGATACATCCGGGCGCTGTACCACGTCTCCATCGGCTCGTAGTATCGCTCGATGGAGACCGCTTCGCGCGTTTCCATGGCTTCGACCGCTGCCGGCTGAAACGCTGTCCCCAGAATATTCGGGAAGAGGTCGTAAATCTTGACGCCGAGGACGGCCTCCGGATCGACGTCGAAGAGTGCTGCCGCGTGGTCGTTGATGTAGGTGAACCGCCACTCCGAGTCGAGCGTGTAGAACGCGTCGCCGACCCGATCCATCGCTTCGTCTAACTCCTGTTCTGCCTGGTGGAGGGCCGTAATGTCGCGAATCGATGCGACGATACCGTTGATATCCTCGTCCTCGAGCCAATTAGTCAGCGTGGCTTCGTGGATGTACCAGTCGCCGTTCGCGTGTCGACACCGGTACGTCAGCCGTTTCGTCGTTCCGTATGGTTCCTCACAGAGTTCCTCGAACGCGGCTTCGACCATCGCGACGTCTTCTGCGTGGACGGCGTCGGTGAGGTGGCTGTCGCGTAACTCGTCAGCGTCGTACCCACCGACTCGTTCGACCGATGGTTCGACGTAGGTGATCGTTCCCTTCGAGTCGGCAACGACGATGAGGTCCGACGACTGTTCGATCAACGCCTGGTACCACCGTCGCTGTCGTTGAACGGTTCGGGTTTTAGCGCCCAGTGTGGCGGCCTGTTGGACGCGATGGGCGAGCATCGAGGACTCGATGGGCAGCGTCTTCCGAACGAAATCCGTCGCACCGTCGGTCCGAAGTCGTTCGAGTGGGACTTCGTTCAGGTCGTCGATGGCGTAAACGACCGGACACGCGTCGCTGACCGTGGTGAGCACCTCGCGTTCGTCCGTTACGAGACAGTCGGTCGCGTCGAATCTGTCCATCTCGAGGTCCGTAGCCGAGGGGAGTGGACCGTCGACGATGATGGAATCTGCCGAGAGTTCCGTCGCTGCTTGGTGGAGCCACGGCGACGAGCCAACGACGAGCGCTCGAACGTGGACCGGTTCAGGACCCTCGAGGCGTCGGTCCATAGTTCGTCTGGGTTGGGAGAAGGTAAAAACCTCCTGTTGACGATGCAATAGATACAGCGTAGAAGAACGTCTAATAACCGATGGGGTTCCCGTCCTTTCTCGGCTCGGTTGCGCCAGCGAGTGTGCCGTCTCGATACC is a window of Natronorubrum sediminis DNA encoding:
- a CDS encoding PAS domain-containing protein, whose product is MDRRLEGPEPVHVRALVVGSSPWLHQAATELSADSIIVDGPLPSATDLEMDRFDATDCLVTDEREVLTTVSDACPVVYAIDDLNEVPLERLRTDGATDFVRKTLPIESSMLAHRVQQAATLGAKTRTVQRQRRWYQALIEQSSDLIVVADSKGTITYVEPSVERVGGYDADELRDSHLTDAVHAEDVAMVEAAFEELCEEPYGTTKRLTYRCRHANGDWYIHEATLTNWLEDEDINGIVASIRDITALHQAEQELDEAMDRVGDAFYTLDSEWRFTYINDHAAALFDVDPEAVLGVKIYDLFPNILGTAFQPAAVEAMETREAVSIERYYEPMETWYSARMYPSSSGIAVYFTDVTERIERKRALRERTERLEMLAQNLPVILFVHETDGTILLAEGRGLEKVERLSDDVVGESIFDVFSDHSTILSDTMAAIGGEQSHSQIRLDDRVFESWWRPVTDEGVVERVIGIAVDVTERAQYQEALNALHEATNHLLTVESKQAACEYMVDVASDVLDIESVVYRFDDHHNELVPAAYSHAFETNFGQPDEHTPDDGLVWQTFVDGAPTLVDDRTDTGGTHPDRARSGLYVPIGEHGVLVAFETETNHYDDETYELAQLFATTAEAALDRISRTRRLHGRERTLKRQNIHLEQLNEANAVRQDIEQLLLMADDRAEIERGICERLAALEECSFVWFGEPDPGGHELEPRASAGREHTYLDTISVTTVDDSAAEPAGRTARTRTPTYAENVADSVRDGTWRVEALSRNYQSVYAVPIVYDDFLYGVVAIYGDDRDAFDEPLRDTLAELGETIAYAITATKRKTALADSGVDTVELEIELTGDSLFRRLAGALETRLTFEGATIRDDGEPTVFAVANSDAVTEHSSDLRSLEGVHDASIIAESEDETLLQLQCSEPFLGSVVDTDGGTLRTFVATDDETRATIEVPESIEVRELLSGLNRRGFSASMVARREQSTTQPTIDVAARNALLAELTDRQQEVVQTAYHGGYFEWPRHTNGDELADSLGISPPAFHKHVRAVEQKLFATIFDETVSEG
- a CDS encoding HalOD1 output domain-containing protein yields the protein MTEMTSPQTAHSAEYDTVQYDQLDSEPLSVTIVTAVATFCNEEVTELEPLHYTVNTDALERLFEPRANGVRSEGALIFEYNDCLITVRADGEIRIESA